A portion of the Halopelagius inordinatus genome contains these proteins:
- a CDS encoding HalOD1 output domain-containing protein: MSTVDSSSTSAADGETSVSFAVVEAVSAAVETPPLELPPLARAIDPDALNALFTDSRPGSQVEFRYAGCVVTVRSDRTVTVSADD; encoded by the coding sequence ATGTCAACAGTCGACAGTTCGTCGACATCCGCGGCCGATGGAGAGACATCGGTGAGTTTCGCAGTCGTCGAGGCGGTCAGCGCCGCGGTCGAAACGCCACCGCTCGAACTTCCGCCGTTGGCCCGTGCGATCGACCCCGACGCTCTGAACGCGCTCTTTACGGACTCTCGACCGGGTAGTCAGGTAGAGTTCCGGTACGCGGGATGCGTCGTGACCGTCCGATCGGACCGGACGGTTACCGTCTCGGCCGACGACTGA
- a CDS encoding ATP-binding protein, whose amino-acid sequence MTEDTETITVADISEGPGGKGDAEPGTEVDLPVVDILTGRGFVTGKSGSGKSNTASVMIEKLLSNNFPVLIVDTDGEYYGLKEQFELLHAGADDECDIQVSAEHAEKIAALALEQNVPIILDVSGYLDESDGKELVTEVAKNLFAKEKKLKKPFLMLVEECHEYIPEGGGMDEAGKMLIKIGKRGRKHGLGIVGISQRPADVKKDFITQCDWLVWHRLTWQNDTKVVGRILGSEYADAIEEMGNGEGFLVTDWSETIRRVQFRKKRTFDAGATPGLDDFERPDLKSVDGDLVSELEHISDEKARRESRLADLEKEIEKKEARIRELERELEEARDLSNMADQFAQAMFQKAEAPYRGGEGRNLNRPTDHQAALGEYEGSDDSTEATDAESVDEEPDASDAEAVEDDVVASAAAGAYPGLDATAGGDSETEFGGDEPRSSARQTASGDVDPERAHENLAGLTGRQDVIDRLRSVVRSMHPVSRRMLAFYREADACDPVDAHVAAGQVGNKHLAYGRNGPLRRAGFVEHVGRGRYAYALPDLVREEFADRLDDEELRDVVTAVERSFVAAAEDGEESDAADAEADD is encoded by the coding sequence ATGACGGAGGATACCGAGACCATCACCGTCGCGGACATAAGCGAGGGCCCCGGCGGCAAGGGGGACGCCGAACCGGGAACCGAGGTCGATCTCCCGGTCGTGGACATCCTCACGGGCCGCGGGTTCGTGACCGGAAAGTCCGGGTCCGGGAAGTCGAACACCGCGTCGGTGATGATAGAGAAACTGCTGTCGAACAACTTCCCCGTGCTCATCGTGGACACGGACGGGGAGTACTACGGTCTCAAAGAGCAGTTCGAGTTGCTCCACGCCGGCGCGGACGACGAGTGCGACATCCAAGTGAGCGCCGAACACGCCGAGAAGATAGCGGCGTTGGCGCTCGAACAGAACGTCCCTATCATCCTCGACGTGTCGGGCTACCTCGACGAGAGCGACGGCAAGGAACTCGTCACCGAGGTTGCGAAGAACCTCTTTGCGAAAGAGAAGAAGCTGAAAAAGCCGTTCTTGATGCTCGTAGAGGAGTGCCACGAGTACATCCCCGAGGGCGGAGGGATGGACGAAGCGGGGAAGATGCTCATCAAGATAGGCAAGCGGGGCCGCAAACACGGCCTCGGCATCGTCGGAATCAGTCAACGGCCCGCCGACGTCAAGAAGGACTTTATCACCCAGTGCGACTGGCTCGTGTGGCACCGACTGACGTGGCAAAACGACACGAAAGTCGTCGGGCGAATCTTGGGCTCGGAGTACGCCGACGCGATAGAGGAGATGGGCAACGGCGAGGGTTTTCTCGTGACGGACTGGTCCGAGACCATCCGCCGCGTCCAGTTCCGGAAAAAGCGGACGTTCGACGCCGGGGCGACGCCCGGACTCGACGACTTCGAACGACCCGACCTGAAGTCCGTCGACGGCGACCTCGTCTCGGAACTCGAACACATCTCGGACGAGAAGGCGCGCCGAGAGAGCAGACTCGCGGACCTCGAAAAAGAGATAGAGAAGAAGGAAGCGAGGATTCGCGAACTCGAACGGGAACTCGAAGAGGCCCGGGACCTCTCGAACATGGCCGACCAGTTCGCGCAGGCGATGTTCCAGAAGGCGGAAGCGCCGTACCGCGGCGGCGAGGGTCGGAATCTGAACCGACCGACGGACCACCAGGCCGCACTCGGTGAGTACGAGGGATCGGACGACTCGACGGAGGCGACGGATGCGGAGTCGGTAGACGAAGAACCGGACGCCTCGGACGCCGAGGCGGTCGAAGACGACGTCGTCGCGTCCGCGGCCGCCGGTGCCTATCCCGGACTCGACGCGACGGCGGGCGGCGACTCCGAGACCGAGTTCGGCGGCGACGAACCGCGTTCGTCGGCCCGCCAGACCGCCTCCGGCGACGTCGACCCCGAACGAGCCCACGAGAACCTCGCGGGCCTGACCGGCCGACAGGACGTTATCGACCGTCTCCGAAGCGTCGTGCGTTCGATGCATCCCGTCTCCCGCCGGATGCTCGCGTTCTACCGAGAGGCCGACGCCTGCGACCCGGTGGACGCCCACGTCGCCGCCGGGCAGGTGGGCAACAAACACCTCGCGTACGGTCGGAACGGTCCCCTCCGACGCGCCGGGTTCGTCGAACACGTCGGTCGCGGACGCTACGCCTACGCGCTTCCGGACCTCGTCCGAGAGGAGTTCGCCGACCGGTTGGACGACGAGGAACTCCGCGACGTCGTCACCGCCGTCGAACGGTCGTTCGTCGCCGCGGCGGAGGACGGCGAGGAGAGCGACGCCGCCGACGCCGAGGCGGACGACTGA
- the dinB gene encoding DNA polymerase IV, whose product MAGETLPGVDDGRAREDPRVVLHVDMDCFYAACERLREPELRGEPLVVGMGYESGETFGAVATASYEAREYGVESAQPISQALDRLPRVEAASNPAEAGYYRPVDIDYYESVAAEVKEILHDCADVVREVSVDEAYLDVTDRTSWQTTPDGDRTLAEGFARHVKQRIGREVGVTASVGVAPNMSAAKVASDHDKPDGLVVVEPGDVRSFLDPLSVEEVHGVGPVTARALDEMGVETAGDLAAADPEEIASTFGARGRELHSRARGVDDREVTPAGRPKSLSRESAFAEATADDEKKREVVSALAADVAERARNRGAMYRTIGIKVIVPPYDVNTRERSLSGPVDEPALVEDVAFDLLSEFEDDAARKVGVRVSNLSFTDADQSSLDGWESAAAESASDGERSTGTEKDRTEFDDSAESPPTLTDFDAEADGDANADGGEDADGAAEADSRDGQASLGRFE is encoded by the coding sequence ATGGCGGGCGAGACGCTTCCCGGTGTGGACGACGGCCGCGCGCGCGAGGACCCGCGCGTCGTCCTCCACGTGGATATGGACTGTTTCTACGCCGCCTGCGAACGCCTCCGGGAACCCGAACTCCGCGGGGAACCCCTCGTCGTCGGGATGGGGTACGAGTCCGGCGAGACGTTCGGCGCGGTGGCGACGGCGAGTTACGAGGCCCGCGAGTACGGCGTCGAGAGCGCCCAACCCATCTCTCAGGCTCTCGACCGACTGCCGCGCGTCGAGGCGGCGTCGAACCCGGCGGAAGCGGGCTACTACCGCCCCGTCGACATCGACTACTACGAGTCCGTCGCGGCGGAGGTAAAGGAGATTCTCCACGACTGCGCGGACGTGGTTCGGGAGGTGAGCGTCGACGAGGCGTACCTCGACGTGACCGACAGAACGTCGTGGCAGACGACGCCCGACGGCGACCGGACGCTGGCGGAGGGCTTTGCCCGACACGTGAAACAGCGAATCGGGCGAGAGGTGGGCGTCACCGCGAGCGTCGGCGTCGCGCCGAACATGTCCGCCGCGAAGGTGGCGAGCGACCACGACAAACCCGACGGACTCGTCGTCGTCGAACCCGGCGACGTCCGCTCGTTTCTCGACCCCCTGTCCGTCGAGGAGGTACACGGCGTCGGCCCGGTGACGGCCCGCGCACTCGACGAGATGGGCGTCGAGACGGCCGGTGACCTCGCGGCGGCGGACCCAGAGGAGATAGCGTCGACGTTCGGGGCCCGCGGCAGGGAACTCCACAGTCGCGCCCGCGGCGTCGACGACAGGGAGGTGACGCCCGCGGGGCGGCCGAAGAGTCTCTCGCGGGAGTCCGCGTTCGCCGAGGCGACGGCGGACGACGAGAAGAAACGCGAGGTGGTGTCGGCTCTCGCGGCGGACGTGGCCGAACGCGCCCGGAACCGCGGCGCGATGTACCGCACCATCGGCATCAAGGTAATCGTCCCGCCGTACGACGTGAACACGCGCGAACGGTCGCTCTCGGGGCCGGTGGACGAACCGGCACTCGTCGAGGACGTCGCGTTCGACTTGCTCTCGGAGTTCGAAGACGACGCCGCGCGGAAAGTGGGCGTCCGCGTCTCGAACCTCTCGTTTACCGACGCGGACCAGTCGAGTCTCGACGGGTGGGAGTCTGCCGCGGCGGAGTCGGCGTCGGACGGCGAACGTTCGACCGGCACGGAGAAAGACCGAACGGAGTTCGACGACTCGGCCGAATCGCCGCCGACGCTGACCGACTTCGACGCCGAGGCGGACGGCGACGCGAACGCGGACGGGGGCGAGGACGCAGACGGCGCGGCGGAGGCGGACTCGCGCGACGGACAGGCGTCGTTGGGTCGGTTCGAGTAG
- the lrpA1 gene encoding HTH-type transcriptional regulator LrpA1 has product MEATSTQGRILSVLEDDAQASYAEIADRADVSKPTVRKYIQQLEDEGVIVGYSADVDPKKLSGQSIAIVGIDVSSDSYVEATRELKELESVDALYTSSGDHMLMAEVRAADGDALGDVISESILDIDGVTAAHPSFLQERLK; this is encoded by the coding sequence ATGGAAGCCACATCTACGCAGGGGCGAATTCTCTCCGTCTTGGAGGACGACGCCCAGGCGTCGTACGCCGAGATAGCCGACAGGGCGGACGTCTCGAAACCGACGGTGCGAAAGTACATCCAGCAACTCGAAGACGAGGGCGTCATCGTCGGCTACTCCGCCGACGTGGACCCGAAGAAACTCTCCGGGCAGTCTATCGCCATCGTCGGCATCGACGTCTCCTCGGACAGTTACGTCGAAGCGACGCGCGAACTGAAGGAGTTAGAGTCCGTAGACGCTCTCTACACCTCGTCTGGCGACCACATGCTGATGGCCGAAGTCCGCGCGGCGGACGGCGACGCCCTCGGCGACGTGATTTCGGAGTCGATACTCGATATAGATGGCGTCACCGCCGCCCATCCGTCGTTCCTGCAAGAACGTCTGAAATGA
- a CDS encoding thiamine pyrophosphate-dependent enzyme, protein MSAFSAIGEETERDRNEYTPGVEPQPTWCPGCGDFGVLKALKGAAAELGLSPEEMLVATGIGCSGKLNSYFESYGFHTIHGRELPIARAAKLANDGLTVVAAGGDGDNYGIGGNHFMHTARENHDMTHIVFNNEIFGLTKGQTSPTSPKGHKSKTQPHGSAKDPIRPLSMSLNAGSSYIARTAAVNPNQAKDIIVEAIEHDGFSHIDFLTQCPTWNKDAKQYVPYIDINESEDYDIDVNDRQSASEMMYETENALNEGTVLTGRYYVDEDRPSYQQEKRRIGEMPEEPLAERYFDEDYEWERSHDMFLDKHK, encoded by the coding sequence ATGAGTGCATTCAGCGCCATCGGAGAGGAAACCGAGAGAGACCGAAACGAGTACACGCCCGGCGTGGAACCGCAACCCACGTGGTGTCCGGGCTGCGGCGACTTCGGGGTCCTGAAGGCCCTGAAGGGTGCCGCGGCGGAACTCGGCCTCTCGCCCGAGGAGATGCTCGTCGCGACGGGCATCGGCTGCTCGGGTAAGTTGAACAGCTACTTCGAGAGCTACGGGTTCCACACCATCCACGGACGCGAACTCCCCATCGCCCGCGCCGCCAAACTGGCAAACGACGGTCTGACCGTCGTCGCCGCGGGCGGGGACGGCGACAACTACGGCATCGGTGGGAACCACTTCATGCACACCGCTCGTGAGAACCACGACATGACCCACATCGTGTTCAACAACGAGATTTTCGGCCTGACGAAGGGGCAGACGTCCCCCACGTCGCCGAAGGGTCACAAGTCCAAAACCCAGCCTCACGGCTCGGCGAAGGACCCCATCCGACCGCTCTCTATGTCCCTGAACGCGGGTTCGTCCTACATCGCCCGCACCGCCGCGGTCAACCCGAACCAGGCCAAGGACATCATCGTCGAAGCTATCGAACACGACGGCTTCAGCCACATCGACTTCCTGACGCAGTGTCCGACGTGGAACAAGGACGCAAAGCAGTACGTCCCGTACATCGACATCAACGAGTCCGAGGACTACGACATCGACGTCAACGACCGGCAGTCCGCCTCCGAGATGATGTACGAGACGGAGAACGCGCTCAACGAGGGTACCGTCCTCACCGGTCGGTACTACGTCGACGAAGACCGACCCTCCTACCAACAGGAGAAACGTCGCATCGGCGAGATGCCCGAAGAACCGCTCGCAGAGCGCTACTTCGACGAGGACTACGAGTGGGAACGTTCCCACGACATGTTCCTCGACAAGCACAAGTAA
- a CDS encoding 2-oxoacid:acceptor oxidoreductase subunit alpha — MTDHELIWRIAGGSGDGIASTSQNFAKALMRSGLHVFTHRHYPSRIRGGHTYTEVRVSDEPVRSRGDGYNFLLALGDSFARNPQENAYYGNEEVKPLSENLDELREGGVIIYDSGLLDTSEIEDFDERVEENDWHVYDIDLRTIAREHGREVMRNTAGVAVTCAIADIEPHVIKDLMADAMPDKILEPNMTVFDDAYELVQEEYDVDAPDISVPDGEHDEEQVLLSGSDAIAYGALDEGCRFIAGYPMTPWTEVFTIMSQNLPEVGGISEQVEDEIAAAALAIGASHAGVKAMSGSSGGGFALMSEPLGLAEMTETPVVLVEAMRAGPSTGMPTKPEQGDLEHVLYTSQGDSHRVVFAPADAEEAYRQTRRAFQIAYEYQIPSIVLYDQKNGGELRNVSASVFDEEPNPDLGSVLTEAELADAPHDPSGKYNRFQHEGESGVSPRSIPGQKGGRYLATGNEHMPAGHISEDPDNRVYQMGRRMEKLDHIRAELDDDEWSANTYYGPDEAEYGIMTFGSQQGTVEEAVDRLNERGHSVKALGVSEMAPYPVDQVSEFLESVDECLVVEMNASAQFRGLTQKETGRFGEKMSSLLKYNGNPFEPEDIVGGFVTSIVEGGELSGHETKFVPAASD; from the coding sequence ATGACTGACCACGAACTCATCTGGCGCATCGCAGGCGGTTCTGGGGACGGCATCGCCTCGACCAGCCAGAACTTCGCGAAAGCCCTGATGCGGTCGGGGCTCCACGTATTCACGCACCGCCACTACCCGTCGCGCATCCGCGGTGGCCACACGTACACCGAGGTACGGGTATCGGACGAACCCGTCCGGTCGCGCGGCGACGGCTACAACTTCCTCCTCGCTCTGGGCGACTCGTTCGCTCGGAACCCCCAGGAGAACGCCTACTACGGCAACGAGGAGGTCAAACCGCTCTCGGAGAACCTCGACGAACTCCGAGAGGGCGGCGTCATCATCTACGACTCCGGACTCCTCGACACCTCGGAGATAGAGGACTTCGACGAACGAGTCGAGGAGAACGACTGGCACGTCTACGACATCGACCTGCGGACCATCGCGCGCGAACACGGGCGCGAGGTCATGCGTAACACGGCCGGTGTCGCGGTCACGTGCGCTATCGCGGACATCGAACCGCACGTCATCAAGGACCTGATGGCGGACGCGATGCCCGACAAGATTCTCGAACCGAACATGACCGTCTTCGACGACGCGTACGAACTCGTTCAAGAGGAGTACGACGTCGACGCGCCGGACATCTCGGTTCCGGACGGCGAACACGACGAAGAGCAGGTCCTGCTTTCGGGTTCCGACGCCATCGCGTACGGCGCACTCGACGAAGGGTGTCGCTTCATCGCGGGCTACCCGATGACACCGTGGACCGAAGTGTTCACGATCATGTCGCAGAACCTCCCCGAGGTCGGCGGCATCTCCGAACAGGTCGAAGACGAGATCGCCGCGGCGGCACTCGCCATCGGCGCGTCCCACGCGGGCGTCAAGGCGATGTCCGGGTCGTCCGGCGGCGGGTTCGCGCTGATGTCGGAACCGCTCGGCCTCGCTGAGATGACCGAGACGCCGGTCGTCCTCGTAGAGGCGATGCGGGCCGGTCCCTCGACGGGGATGCCGACGAAGCCCGAACAGGGCGACCTCGAACACGTCCTGTACACGTCGCAGGGCGACTCCCACCGCGTCGTCTTCGCGCCCGCAGACGCAGAAGAGGCGTACCGACAGACGCGGCGCGCGTTCCAAATCGCCTACGAGTACCAGATTCCGTCCATCGTCCTCTACGACCAGAAGAACGGCGGCGAACTGCGGAACGTCTCCGCCAGCGTCTTCGACGAGGAGCCGAACCCGGACCTCGGGTCGGTCCTGACGGAAGCGGAACTCGCGGACGCTCCCCACGACCCCTCGGGCAAGTACAACCGGTTCCAACACGAGGGCGAAAGCGGGGTCAGCCCCCGTTCCATCCCCGGACAGAAGGGCGGTCGATACCTCGCGACGGGCAACGAGCACATGCCCGCCGGACACATCTCCGAGGACCCGGACAACCGCGTCTACCAGATGGGTCGCCGGATGGAGAAACTCGACCACATCCGCGCCGAACTCGACGACGACGAGTGGAGCGCGAACACCTACTACGGCCCCGACGAGGCCGAGTACGGTATCATGACGTTCGGCTCCCAGCAGGGAACCGTCGAGGAGGCCGTCGACCGACTCAACGAACGAGGTCACTCGGTGAAGGCGCTCGGCGTCTCCGAGATGGCTCCGTATCCGGTCGATCAGGTCAGCGAGTTCTTAGAGAGCGTCGACGAGTGTCTCGTCGTCGAGATGAACGCCTCGGCGCAGTTCCGCGGTCTGACGCAAAAGGAGACCGGACGCTTCGGCGAGAAGATGTCGAGTCTCCTGAAGTACAACGGCAACCCCTTCGAACCCGAAGACATCGTCGGCGGGTTCGTCACGAGTATCGTCGAGGGCGGAGAGCTCTCCGGCCACGAAACCAAGTTCGTCCCCGCAGCGAGTGACTAA
- the aroC gene encoding chorismate synthase has translation MNGNRFGRLFQVTTYGESHGDAMGVTVSGCPAGLELDEDDVQAELDRRKPGQSMITTSRGEPDAVVINSGTQDGYTTGTPIGMVIENKDARSGKYEPYVTAPRPSHGDFTYSAKFGTRNWGGGGRSSARETVNWVAAGAIAQKILAEHDIEVKAHVNQIGDIEAPPVTFEEMLEHAEENDVRCAHPETADRMLEKIEEYQKAGDSIGGSVYFEARGVPRGLGSPRFDSFPARLGQAMFAVPATTGVEYGLGREAREWTGKDRNEDWEFDEESDPTPVGNKHGGLQGGITTGQPVYGEVSFHAPTSIPKEQTTVDWETGEEKEIQVVGRHDPVLPPRAVPVVEAMLNLTIVDFMLLSGRINPDRTDARPGEYDTDYHPSSPRDE, from the coding sequence ATGAACGGCAATCGATTCGGCCGACTCTTCCAGGTCACCACCTACGGCGAGAGTCACGGCGACGCCATGGGAGTGACCGTCTCGGGCTGTCCGGCCGGTCTGGAACTCGACGAGGACGACGTACAGGCGGAACTGGACCGGCGCAAACCCGGCCAGTCGATGATAACCACCTCGCGGGGGGAACCCGACGCCGTCGTCATCAACTCGGGGACGCAGGACGGGTACACGACGGGGACGCCAATCGGGATGGTCATCGAGAACAAGGACGCGCGGTCCGGCAAGTACGAACCGTACGTCACCGCGCCGCGCCCGAGTCACGGCGACTTCACCTACTCCGCGAAGTTCGGGACGCGAAACTGGGGCGGCGGCGGTCGGTCCTCCGCCCGCGAGACGGTGAACTGGGTCGCCGCGGGCGCGATAGCGCAGAAGATTCTCGCCGAACACGATATCGAGGTCAAAGCGCACGTCAACCAGATAGGCGACATCGAAGCGCCGCCGGTCACGTTCGAGGAGATGCTCGAACACGCCGAGGAAAACGACGTTCGCTGCGCGCACCCGGAGACCGCAGACCGGATGTTAGAGAAGATAGAGGAGTACCAGAAGGCGGGCGACTCCATCGGCGGGTCCGTCTACTTCGAGGCCCGAGGCGTCCCTCGCGGACTCGGGTCGCCGCGGTTCGACTCGTTCCCCGCGCGCCTCGGACAGGCGATGTTCGCGGTCCCGGCGACGACGGGCGTCGAGTACGGACTCGGCCGCGAGGCCCGCGAGTGGACCGGCAAGGACAGAAACGAAGACTGGGAGTTCGACGAGGAGAGCGACCCGACGCCGGTCGGCAACAAACACGGTGGCCTCCAGGGCGGAATCACGACCGGACAACCCGTCTACGGCGAGGTGTCGTTCCACGCCCCCACGTCCATCCCGAAAGAGCAGACGACGGTCGACTGGGAGACGGGCGAGGAGAAAGAGATCCAAGTCGTCGGCCGTCACGACCCGGTCTTGCCGCCGCGGGCCGTCCCGGTCGTAGAGGCGATGCTGAACCTCACAATCGTCGACTTCATGCTCCTCTCGGGGCGCATCAACCCCGACCGGACGGACGCCCGACCCGGCGAATACGACACCGACTATCACCCGAGTAGTCCGCGAGACGAGTAA
- a CDS encoding DUF6653 family protein, which produces MDDENDAQGLRSGLEDAFWARHANPLSSGTRILAFPFAMWALYRRDRRLLAAAVAFIAVNPVLFPRPARTDSYLSRIVLAEREWIAEGRGTMGVDYPNVLNLLNVPVTLYALASAVRRDPVGTAVGTLCVMVLKLWWTDAILRETGVTGEGPADGASDADGGVSLSP; this is translated from the coding sequence ATGGACGACGAAAACGACGCACAAGGGCTTCGGAGCGGCCTCGAAGACGCGTTCTGGGCGCGGCACGCGAACCCGCTGAGTTCCGGTACGCGCATCCTCGCGTTTCCGTTCGCGATGTGGGCGCTCTACCGCCGGGACCGGAGGCTACTCGCGGCGGCAGTCGCCTTCATCGCGGTCAACCCGGTGCTGTTTCCGCGTCCCGCGCGGACCGACTCGTACCTGAGTCGCATCGTCCTCGCCGAACGCGAGTGGATAGCCGAGGGACGCGGGACGATGGGAGTCGACTACCCGAACGTCCTCAACCTCCTCAACGTTCCCGTGACGCTGTACGCCCTCGCCTCGGCGGTCCGACGCGACCCGGTCGGAACCGCGGTCGGAACGCTCTGCGTGATGGTCCTGAAACTCTGGTGGACCGACGCGATTCTCCGCGAGACGGGCGTCACCGGCGAGGGACCGGCGGACGGGGCCTCCGACGCCGACGGCGGCGTCTCACTCTCGCCGTAG
- the aroA gene encoding 3-phosphoshikimate 1-carboxyvinyltransferase, protein MDVTISTSRVRGRTRAPPSKSYTHRAILAAGYGDEATVTDPLVSADTKATMRAVDAFGGSVERAEDGNARLVVEGFGGRPGVPDDVVNCENSGTTMRLVTACGALADGLVVLTGDDSLRSRPQGPLLSAVEELGGRGESTRGNGQAPLVVGGSTPGGRVSIPGDVSSQYITALLMAGAVTDEGIEVELETELKSAPYVDITVEVLEDFGVEVERTDEGFAVSGGQSYAPEGGEYAVPGDFSSMSYLLAAGAVAAEDGASVVVEGARPSAQGDSAILDVLDSMGADVAWDREAGEITVPRADLTGTTVDVGDTPDLLPTIATLGAVAAGDTVIENCEHVRYKETDRVSAMAEELGKMGASVTEREDRLTIHGDETDLVGARVDGRADHRVVMSLAVAGLVADGETTIAGAEHVDVSFPDFFDAIESLGVELRRE, encoded by the coding sequence ATGGACGTCACCATCTCGACCTCTCGGGTCCGCGGACGGACGCGAGCGCCGCCCTCGAAGAGTTACACGCACCGGGCCATCCTCGCCGCCGGGTACGGAGACGAAGCCACCGTCACCGACCCACTCGTCAGCGCGGACACGAAGGCGACGATGCGCGCCGTGGACGCCTTCGGCGGGTCGGTCGAACGCGCCGAGGACGGGAACGCTCGCCTCGTCGTGGAGGGGTTCGGGGGCCGCCCCGGCGTCCCCGACGACGTGGTGAACTGCGAGAACTCGGGGACGACGATGCGTCTCGTCACCGCCTGCGGCGCACTCGCGGACGGACTGGTCGTCCTGACGGGCGACGACTCGCTCCGTTCGCGCCCGCAGGGGCCCCTCCTCTCGGCCGTCGAGGAACTCGGCGGACGGGGCGAGTCCACGCGCGGAAACGGGCAGGCACCCCTCGTCGTCGGCGGTTCGACGCCGGGCGGACGCGTCTCGATTCCCGGCGACGTCTCCTCGCAGTACATCACCGCGCTCTTGATGGCCGGTGCGGTCACCGACGAGGGTATCGAAGTCGAACTGGAGACCGAACTGAAGTCCGCGCCGTACGTCGACATCACCGTCGAGGTGCTGGAGGACTTCGGCGTCGAAGTCGAGCGAACCGACGAGGGGTTCGCCGTCTCCGGCGGCCAGTCGTACGCCCCCGAGGGCGGCGAGTACGCCGTTCCGGGCGACTTCTCTTCGATGTCGTACCTGCTCGCCGCCGGCGCGGTCGCCGCCGAAGACGGCGCGTCCGTCGTCGTCGAAGGCGCGCGTCCGAGCGCACAGGGCGACAGCGCCATCCTCGACGTTCTCGACTCGATGGGCGCTGACGTGGCGTGGGACCGCGAGGCGGGCGAGATTACGGTTCCGCGGGCCGACCTGACCGGGACGACCGTAGACGTGGGCGACACGCCGGACCTGCTTCCGACCATCGCGACGCTCGGAGCGGTCGCCGCGGGCGACACCGTCATCGAGAACTGCGAACACGTCCGATACAAAGAGACGGATCGAGTCAGCGCGATGGCCGAGGAACTCGGGAAGATGGGCGCGTCGGTGACCGAAAGAGAGGACCGTCTCACGATTCACGGCGACGAGACCGACCTCGTCGGCGCGCGCGTGGACGGCCGGGCCGACCACCGCGTCGTGATGTCTCTCGCCGTCGCGGGCCTCGTCGCCGACGGCGAGACGACGATAGCGGGCGCGGAACACGTCGACGTGTCGTTTCCGGACTTTTTCGACGCGATCGAGTCTCTCGGCGTCGAACTACGGCGAGAGTGA